DNA from Orbaceae bacterium lpD01:
TACGAAACAGCTCTTCCATCATATGGGGGCTAGAGCGGCTTACACAAAGCTGTGCCGGCTTATTTTCCGGTTCAACAATATATAAAATGCCGCGAATACGGTCACCAATACGAAAGTTCTCACGCGGTAACATATCATCACGTGACATCATCGCTTCAGCATTATTGCCTAAATCTAAAATGACACTTTCACGCGTCGTTTTTTTCGCAACGCCAGTGACAATTTCACCAATACGATTACGGAACTGATCGATAACCATCGCTCTTTCCGCTTCACGTACTTTTTGTACAATCACTTGTTTTGCCGTCTGCGTCGTAATACGGTCAAAAGCAATTGATTCGATTTGTTCTTGAACGAAGTCACCTAATTTAACCGAAGAATCATCGTATTGCGCAGCTTCTAGTGTAATTTCTTTGACTGGTTGTGTGACTTGCTCAACCACTAACCAACGACGAAACGTGTCATAATTACCGGTTTTACGATCAATATGAACAACAACATCAATATCCAAAGTCTGCTTCTTCTTTGTTGCAGTTGCGAGTGCGCTTTCAAGTGCTTCAAAAATTTTTTCTCGGGATAGTGCCTTTTCATTAGATACTGCTTCGACGACAGCTAAAATCTCTTTATTCATCCTTCATTACCTATTTAAGTTAAAATTTAGGCACAATATTCGCTTTTTGGATATTACAAAAAGCAAATACTTCATCTTTATTATCAACAATGAGTGTAATCATTTCGTCATCAATCTGCTTGATAACCCCTTGCCATTTTCGGCGATTGGCCATTGCAATCCGTAAACTTATCAGTACTTCTTGACCGACAAAACGCTGATAATGTTCAAGCGTAAATAGGGGTCTATCTAATCCCGGAGAAGAAACCTCTAAGATATAGGCGGCAGTAATTGGATCTTCAACATCCATTACGGCACTCACCTGTCGACTCACTTCTGCACAATCATCCACATTAATACCATTTTCGCTATCAATGTAAATGCGTAATACAGGATGACGACTACGAATAAACTCGATGCCAACTAATTCAAAGCCAAGTGCATTCACTGGCTCCTTAATAATCTGTGTTAATTGCTGTTCTAAGTTACTCAAGCAACGCCTCCGGAAATAAAAAAAGGGCTAACGCCCAATATTTTGTTATATCATGATTCTTGGTCTTAAAACGCAAATAATAAGCATTAAAAAACCTCGACAAGCGAGGCATCAATGAATTAAGCCTATAAGAACCATAAAAATTGGTTGCGGGGGCTGGATTTGAACCAACGACCTTCGGGTTATGAGCCCGACGAGCTACCAAGCTGCTCCACCCCGCGTCTAATGGAATAAATTATACACTTTATATAAAAAAAAGCAATAGTTTGTTGAGAGATTAATCTGATGACAACTTATTACAATCTATAGAGTTATATATCATTAATTAGAGGGTATATGAATAAAGACGCAATGCTTGTGCTATCGTTGATTTAGACAACGAATAAAATAAAAAAAGCTACTATCTCTAGCAGCTTTTTCACAAAAATGGTGCCGAAGACGGGACTTGAACCCGTAAGCCCTTTCGAGCACTACCACCTCAAGGTAGCGTGTCTACCAATTTCACCACCTCGGCACAAAATAGATTATTTATTCAGGAATATCTGACGTTGAACTACCGTTTAATACTGGACTCACCGGTTGAACTGAAGAGCCTGGTAAGACTGATTGTCCAATATGACTATCATCATACATTAAATCTGAAAAATCGGAACTTCTTGAGGCCGTGTAGCTGCTTAAATTAGCTAGTGCTAAACTCACAATGAAAAAGAGCAAACCGAGAATACTCGTTGATCTCGTTAAAAAATTACCTGTACCACTGGAACCAAATAATGTCGCCGATGCACCCGCACCAAATGACGCACCCATGTCAGCGCCTTTACCGTGCTGAACTAAGACGAGTGCGACAATCGCAACCGAGATGACCAAAAATATAACAAGCAATATTGTCTCAAACATTTTAACCTACAAATCGTTTTTTGTTTTATATAGCCACATAAAATGAACCGTGCAGCTAAACAATAAAATATTAATGGCGAATTCTATCGAAACATCGGAAAACAAGCAAGTACATTTTGTTTTTTTGGTCAAAAAATGCCTCGTTTATAAAATATATTCTAGGCATGAGCGATTAAATAAGTATAATGGCGCCTATTTTTATTTACACTACCTTATGTTGTTATGAAATTTATTATTAAGCTTTTTCCAGAAATTACCATTAAGAGTGATTCAGTACGTATCCGTTTTATTAAGATATTAACCAGCAATATCCGTAATATACTTAAGCAGCATATGAGTGAAGTCGCGGTGATTCGTCACTGGGATTTTATTGAAGTCAGGCCGAAAATTGCAGGCAGTGATGCGATGATTGCCGATCTGTTAACGCGTATTCCCGGTATCCATCATATTTTGGCGGTTGATGAACTCACATTTCAAAATATGCATGAGATTTTTGAACATGCCTTCCCTTACTACGCGCCACTGATTGAAAATAAAACATTTTGTGTCCGCGTTAAACGACGCGGTAAACATGATTTTACGTCGATTGATGTGGAACGTTACGTTGGCGGTGGTTTTAATCAACATGTTGCTTCTGCACAGGTGAAATTAACCAAACCTGATTTTATTATCAATATTGAAATTGAGAATGACAAACTGCTCTTAGTTAAACATCGATATGAAGGTATTGGGGGCTTCCCTATTGGCACACAAGAAGATGTTATCTCACTGATTTCCGGTGGATTTGATTCAGGTGTTTCGAGTCATATGTTGATGCGTCGTGGTTGCCGAGTACATTACTGCTTCTTTAATTTAGGCGGAAAAACCCACGAAATTGGCGTTAAACAGACCGCCCATTATCTTTGGAATCGCTTTAGTAGCTCGCATAAAGTCCGTTTTATTGCGATTGACTTTTCAGATGTTGTCGGTGAGATTCTTGAAAAAATCGATGATGGTCAAATGGGTGTGGTATTAAAACGTATGATGGTCAGAGCTGCCTCATCGATTGCCGAGCGCTATGGTGTTCAAGCACTCGTTACGGGTGAAGCCTTGGGCCAAGTCTCGAGCCAAACGCTCACTAATTTACGGTTGATCGATAATGCTAGTGATACGCTCATTTTAAGGCCGCTTATCACCCATGATAAAGAGACCATCATTAAACTTGCGCGAGAGATTGGTACCGAAGATATCGCTAAAACAATGCCTGAATTTTGTGGTGTCATTTCGAAAAATCCAACGGTCAAAGCGATTAAAGAGAAAATTGAAGCTGAGGAACAAAACTTTGATTTTACGATTTTAGAACGAGCTGTTGCTCAGGCAGAAAATATTGATATTCGTGAAATAGCCAAACAGACAGCAAGTCAGATTCAGGAAGTAGAAACCGTGACAGCCTTCAATGAGAAGGATGTCATCATTGATATCCGTGCGCCAGAAGAGCAGGAAGAGTGTCCTCTTTCATTGGCGAACGTCACCGTTAAAACAATCCCATTTTATAAATTAGCCAGTCAGTTTAGTCAACTTGACCAATCGAAACGTTATTTGCTTTACTGCGATAGAGGCGTGATGAGCAAACTACAAGCGCTCTATTTACTGGATAATGGATTTAATAATATTTGCGTATTCAGACTTAATTAGACAACATAACGGTCAAACCATCAGCTATGATCATTTGACCGTTAATTTCGCTTGTTTATAAATGATGCTGATTAATCCTGATAGTGCTTAATACCAGCAGGTAATACAAGATCAGCAGCAATCTCGGCAGCCTTATTTTTACCTAATAAAACCGCAATAATTTTCAACGCAAAATCAAGCGACGTTGCCGGCCCTTGACTGGTGATGAGCTTATTGCTTTCATCATAATAAACCCGATCATCTTTCCATAATTTAAAAGCTGGTTTGGTACTTGGATAGCCGGTCATATAAGCGGTTGGAAATAACTGATGATGCTGTAATACCATCGCTGGTGTTGCACAAATTGCGGCCACTAGGCTGCCATTTTGATGTGTTTGTTTGATCTTATCGATAACCGCTGTGGAGTCACGGAAATTTTCGGCGCCCTTGACTCCGCCCGGTAAAATAACCACATCATAATCAAGCATTTTCACTTGAGACAGGGTTTTCTGCGCTAAAATAATCACGCCTCGTGAACAGGTCACTTGATGATCTTCAGTAATACTGGCATAAGTCACCGCAATACCAGCACGTGTTAACAGATCAATTGTGGTGACCGCTTCAGTCTCTTCACAGCCATTTGAAAGCAAGATTAGTGCCGTTTTCATTTCTCTTTTCCTTAACTTATAGATGTTTTTATCTCAGGTAAGATAAATCAATCAGGTGAAAAATACAACGGGTAGATAATAGCATCACGTCAACCTCATCATAATCCAACGCTATTGACCGCATCAGATTCACTCATTCAAAATAAACAGCATAAAAAAAACACGCTGATTATTTTAAAATCAACGTGTTTTTGACGATAAAAAGAGTATGACTAAACTAAATCACGCAATCCAATTAGCTAATACGTTCGATATCAGCACCAATGCCATGCAATTTATCTTCAATTTTTTCGTATCCACGATCAATATGATAGATACGATCGATAACTGTTTTGCCGCTCGCGATACAACCAGCTATCACTAAACTTGCCGAAGCTCTTAAATCTGTAGCCATGACTTCAGCGCCTTTTAAGGTTTCAACACCGTGGGTGATAAGCGTGTTGCCTTCAATTTCAGCTTTAGCCCCCATCCGAATCAACTCTGGAATATGCATAAAGCGATTTTCGAAAATGGTCTCTTTGATCACACCGCTACCTTCCGCGACAATATTAAGTAGGGAAAATTGGGCTTGCATATCGGTTGGAAATCCAGGATAAGGCGCGGTATGGATATTAACCGCTTTGGCTCTTTTACCTTGCATATCCAGTGTAATCCAATCGTCTCCAGTTTCAATCTTCGCCCCAGCCTCAGTCAGTTTAGCTAAGACAGCATCAAGAAAATCAGGGCAAGTATGTCGGCAGGTAATCTTACCTCTCGATACCGCAGCAGCAATTAAAAAAGTACCCGTTTCGATTCTATCTGGCAGAACAGTATGCTCTCCACCGTGCAACGCTTCGACGCCTTCGATAGTAATACGGTCACTACCTGCACCTGAAATTTTTGCCCCTAAGGCATTAAGAAATTTAGCCGTATCAATAATCTCAGGTTCACAGGCAGCATTTTCGATGACAGTCTTACCTTCAGCGAGTGCTGCCGCACTCATTATCGTCACTGTGGCGCCGACACTGACTTTATCCATGAAAATATGTGCACCGGTCAAACGTCCTTTGACGGTCGCTTTGACATAGCCTTCATCCAGCGTGATGGTGGCACCTAATTTTTCAAGTCCGGAAATATGCAAATCCACCGGTCTTGCGCCAATAGCACAGCCACCAGGTAAAGCCACTTGCCCTTCACCAAAACGAGCAACTAAAGGACCTAAGGCCCAAATTGATGCGCGCATAGTCTTAACCAATTCATAAGGTGCACAATAATTATCAATTTGACTGGCATCAATATGAACAGAACCATTTTGTTGGATCTTAACCCCTAAACGGCTTAATAGTTCCAGGGTTGTATCGATATCCTTGAGTTTGGGTACATTTCGAATAGTAACGGGCTCTTGTGCTAATAAAGACGCAAACAAAATAGGTAAAGCGGCATTTTTTGCCCCAGAGATATTCACTTCACCACATAATGCAGCACGACCTTTTACCAGAAACTTATCCACAGATTGCTATCCTTATTGTTATAAAATATGCGTTCAAAAAAATAATAATATATCTACGTATTGTAACCAATTATAGCTACTGCGGAAACAGCAATCTAACAAATTAAGTGAATCTGATCGACGGTAATGAAGGAATCACGATTTTTTAGACATACTTGTCGTGAAATATTATGGATAAAGCAGAGGGACCTCGGTGACAACAAAATAGCTATAGTATAAAGCAACAGTGGTATATTTTAGATAATAAAAATGCACGATATTGATGATAAAATATCACTACCGTGCATCACAATGTCAGGGTTGAATTAAAAGCCCTGTAATTTTCTTTCACGCTGCCACTGAGCATTAGTATAGGTTTTAACGGATAATGCATGGATTCGATTGTCGGCAATAAACGCCGATAAAGGACCATAAATCGTCTGCTGCTTTTTAACCCGACTAAGATCAGCATAAATATCACTGACGGCGATAATCTGGAAATGACTACCATCATCGGTTAGTACTTTGATATCATCAAGTTCGATCGCAGCCTGTATTGCTGCGATAATATCTTCATTACTTATCATTATTCAATCACTTTTTCTAAATTATAAAGTTTTATCAATGTATTTAACTGCTCACTCACACCAACCAACTTGAGTTTAAAATGTAAGCAACAATAGACTAATAGTGCAAGTCCTGCCGAATCAACACGAGATAAGGAGGCCACATTTACCGCAGAAATCTGCTTAAACAGCGCAATTCGTTGACCCCAGATTAGCGCAACCGTCTGTCTGTCTAAAATACCATTAAGCAGTAATATATTGCCCTGTTGCTGCCAATCAATTAATGACATAACACACTCTCAATTATTTTGTTTGCAATTTAATCGGTTGATCAGCAGCTTGTTGTAGCTGTTTTGTTAAAGCGGCAATACCGTTTTGTCTTAAAGTTGTTGCCCACTCATTTTGTTTGGTTGAAACCATACTCACCCCTTCAGCAATCATATCGTAAGCTTTCCATTCACCTGAACGGGTATTCTTACGCCACTGGAAATCCAACCGAATTGGCTGCTGATTTTTATCATGACTGACCAATAAAATCCGAATCGAAACAATATCTTTACCGGTTAAATCTTTTGCACTTTCAATTTGATAATCCTGTCCATCATAAAGTGATAATGCCTGCGCTAATGCCTGGACTAAGTAGTTTTCAAAGGCAGTAAAATAAGCGTCTCTTTCCGGTTTAGTCGCCTTTTCATAGCTGCTACCTAAAATTAACGCACCCGCATATTTGACTTGAATATAGGGAATGAGATCCTTTCTGACCAAAGTTTTTAATAGTTCGGGGTTTCTAGCAATCTCCGCTTTTTCAGCATCAAATGAAGAGAATAGCTGTTTGGCTGCTTCTTGCATTTGCGCATAAGGATTTGTCACATCAGCTTTAGCTATTGCGGCAAATGAGGCAAAAAACAGGGCTAAAATAACGCATAGACGTTTTAACATGGTAGTGACTCCTTTTACTATGTGCACTTCATTATCATGATAACAAAGTGATTAATTAACAAATAGCTTATTTAAGCAATCTTTAAAGTTATCGTTTAATGTGACTCTTCTGCTGGTGTCGCGGTTGATGAATCAGATTTATATAAAAATTGACCAATCAGATCCTCAAGAACCAAAGCAGGTTTAGTGTTATGAATCACAAATCCAGCTTCAAAATACTCAGGCGTTTTTGTCTGATTATTATCTGCTTGCATGTCTCCAGTATCTGGCGCATCAAGTTCATCAATCTCATCAATCACACTTCGCTTAACCCCTAAATCAATGGCAATAAACTGCTCTCCGAGCAATCCTGAAGTCTTGATCGATAGTGCACTGCTGCTGGGTATTTGATTATAGCGACTATCAATATCCATCGTCACATAAGGTTTATACCCTTCACCATCAGTATTGGTCAATACCACATCACTCACACGACCAATAACCACACCGCCCACTTTAATCGGTGAACGGGCCTTTAAGCCACCAATATTATCGAAAACAGCATAAACACGATAAGAGGAGCCTTGACGAATTGAAGCCGTATCGGTCACTTTAAAACAGATAAAGAGTAGTGAAGCGATGACAATTAACATAAATAAACCGACCGTAATCTCGATTTTTCGATTTTCCATTACAAAACCTCAACTAAACATTAATGCGGTTAGAATAAAATCTAACCCTAAAATAACTAACGAAGAATAAACCACTGTACTGGTTGTCGCTTTACTAATCCCTTCTGACGTTGGCGTTGAGTCATAGCCATTAAATAACGCAATCCACGCGGTTGCAATGGCAAAGGCAAAACTTTTCACAAAGCAATTCACCGTATCATGCCACCAGTCGACATTACTTTGAATCGATGACCAGAAGAATCCTGAATCAATCCCTTTCCAGTCAACACCAACCAAAGCACCACCTAAAACACCTACAGCTATAAAAATAGCGGTTAAAAAAGGTAAACAGAAGAAACCCGCCCAAAAGCGAGGAGCGATAATACGTCTAAGGGGATCGACGGCCATCATCTCTAGACTTGATAACTGCTCTGTTGCTTTCATTAATCCTATTTCAGCCGTTAAAGCCGATCCTGCTCGACCGGCAAATAAGAGTCCTGCAACAACAGGACCTAGCTCTCGAAGTAAAGATAAGGCAACTAACATACCTAAACTAGCTTCCGCACCAAACGTAGTCAAAATGAAATAACCTTGTAACGCAAGAACCATACCAATAAATAGCCCGGATACAATGATGATAGTCAATGACTGAACACCAACAAAATAAAACTGTTTAACCAACAATGGAAACTGTTTTTTAAATTGCGGACGCCCCACTAATGCACCAAATAACATCATGCCTGATCGACCTAGCATTACGATAAAATTAATTACCGCACGGCCTAGTTTTTGCACAAAATTAATCATTAATTCGTCCCTCTATCGTCTCATTTAAAAGATCTGCTCGATAGTCGTTTGCTGGGTAATTAAAGGGCACAGGACCATCTGCAATGCCTTCCAAAAATTGTCTGACTCGCATATCGGAATTCGCCGCTATTTCGGCCGGTGTACCGCCAGCAATAATACGCTGTTCAGCAATAATATAGGCATAATCAGCAATGGAGAGAATTTCATTAACATCATGCGTCACCACAATACAGGTCAATCCCAAGGATTGATTAATTTCAGCAATCAGCTTGACAACCACGCCCATTGAAATCGGATCTTGACCTGCGAATGGTTCATCAAACATAATCAAATCAGGATCTAAAGCAATGGCTCTGGCTAATGCTGCACGTCTTGCCATACCACCGGAAAGCTCTGAAGGCATCATGGCCGCTGCACCGCGTAAACCAACAGCTTCAAGCTTCATCAAGACTAAATTGTGGAGTATGGGTTCAGGTAATTTGTAATGCTCTCTTAATGGATAAGCCACGTTATCAAAGACATTGAGATCAGTAAACAGCGCACCTGACTGAAATAGCATGCTCATTCTTTTTCTGATTTCATATAAGCGATGTCGAGATAATGAGACAATATTTTCACCATCAAATAGAATTTGCCCGAGCTGAGGCTTGAGTTGACCACCGATTAAGCGCAGTAAGGTGGTTTTCCCTATTCCAGAAGGCCCCATGATAGCAATCAACTTGCCACGTGGCACCACCAAATTCATATTTTTATAAATTGGCCGACTGCCTCGGGAGAAAGACATATCTCGAATCTCAATTAGATTGTCATTTTTTAAATTGGCCACGATTGACACCACATCCCTATCCTTAAAAATTGAACTCTATTCTACAAGAGTTTCTTCATGAAAGAAAATATCAATCTATCCTCAATACTCAGTTACACGACGGTTATTGTTAAGATAGTGTAACGTACAGATAAATAGTGCCGTATTCCTTAACCATAAAAAAGTTAAAGAGCGGTAATATCGATGATAAAATATCCGACTTTTCACTACAACCGATTAGCGCTAATAACGTCTCATCATCTTATCGATTTTTTTAGCCCATTCATCAATCCCACCTTCAAGATTAAATAGATGAGCTGACTCAAACCCTGTCTGTTGTAAATATTTAACAACCGTATAGCTGCGTATGCCGTGATGACAATAAACAATAATATCGATATCATCGGGAATCTGATCCAAATAGTTTGGGATCAGATTCATCGGTATATGTACGGCATCAGGTAAGCGACAAAGTTCGACTTCGTGAGGCTCTCTGACATCCAGTAACATGAGATTATCCCCTTGTTCTATTCGATGATTAAGTGCCTGTACCGTTATCGACTCAATCTCGTCCTGTTTTAACATAAATTATCCTTAATCAGCTAATGCTTTAGTGATTTTCTCATAGAGATCATTTGATAAGTGCGGCAGCGTTAATAATTGTTCTAAAGCGGCTTTCATTCGCTGCTGACGAGCCAGATCATAGCGTTTATAACGAATGAGTGGATCAATCAAACGCGCGGCAACTTGCGGATTTTTTTGATTCAGCTCAGTCAATATTTCAACTAAAAAATGATAGCCTTGTCCATTACTCGCATGAAATGCAACCGGATTATTCGAAACAAAAGCACCAATTAATGAACGAATGCGATTGGGATTGGCTAAGCTAAATGAACGGTGTGTTAATAACTGTTTAACTTGCTGTAAAGCATCCTTTGCAGGATTAGTTGCCTGTAACATAAACCACTTATCCATTACCAGACCATCTTGATGCCACTGCTGCTCAAAATCACGCATCAGTTCATGACGGCAACTTAGCTGCGCGCGCACAGCGGCACCCAGTGCCGCAATCGTATCGGTCATATTATTGGCTTGCGCATATTGCGCTTTAACTAGCCGCTGTGCACACTGATTATCAGTCAGATGCGCAATATAAAACAGACTCGCATTTTTTAATGCTCGCTTCGCGATATCGTGGTGTTCAATATGATAATCATGTGTTTGATGAGTATGATAAATAGCCAACCACTCGTCAGCCATCAGGTTTGCCATCTGTAAAATAATTTGCTGACGCGCCCAATGAATGGCATCTGGATTAACCACTTCAAATTGATTAGCGATCTCATTTTCGGATGGTGGCATGACAATCAACGCAATTAAAGCCGGATCTAATTGGGTGGAGAGAAGTATACCGCGGAAGGCATCAATCATCTCCTCAGAGAGTGCAATCGATTTACTCATATTAAAACGGGCAACATTTTCCTGGATATTTTGATTAAATAGCATCTGCGCCGCATCATAACGATTAAAATCATTTGTCGCATGCTGCATTAAGAAAATTAGATCTTCGGTACTATAGTTATAGTGTAGTTTCACTGGCGCAGAAAACTCTCTGAGCAGTGCAATAACTGGGTTATTTGGTACACAATCAAAAGTAAAAGTCTGCTCTGAAGCATTGACATCTAAAACCGAATGAAGTGAACGCCCTTGATATTGTAAAGGAATGATTTGACCATGTTGATCATAGAGCTCAATATCCAATGGAATGTGCAGTGGCTGCTTCTCTTTTTGATCTACCGTTGATGGCGTTAGCTGCTTTACGGTTAATTGATACGTTTGATCGCATTCATTATAAGTCGTTGTCACAAATAGTTCTGGCGTTCCCGATTGACTATACCAGCGTTTAAACTGAGTTAAATCAATCTGGGATGCATCGGCCATAGCCTGAATAAAATCATCACACGTTGCCGCGGTACCATCATGACATTCAAAATAGTAGCGCATACCCGCCTGAAACTGAGTCTCGCCCAATAAAGTATGTAACATCCGAATGACTTCAGAGCCTTTCTCATAAACCGTTACAGTATAAAAATTATTCATCTCAATCACTTGATCTGGTCGAATGGGATGCGACATTGGGCTCGCATCTTCGGTAAACTGGGGTCCACGAATAATTTTAACATTATTGATACGATTAACGGCTCTTGAACCTAAATCAGCACTAAACTCTTGATCACGAAAAACGGTTAAGCCCTCTTTTAAACTCAATTGAAACCAGTCTCGACAAGTGACGCGATTACCGGTCCAGTTATGAAAATATTCATGACCAATCACTGACTCAATGCCTAAATAATCATCATCAGTTGCCGTTTCTGCTTTGGCTAAAACAAACTTAGAATTAAAAATATTTAATCCTTTATTTTCCATAGCGCCCATATTAAAGAAATCAACTGCGACAATCATAAAAATATCTAAATCATATTCTAAGTTAAAGCGCTGCTCATCCCATCGCATTGCATTCTTTAAGCTTTCCATCGCCCACTGAGTTCTATCAAGATTCCCTCTATCGACATAAATCTCCAGAGTAATTTCACGCTGGCTTCGGGTAATGAATTTATCTTTTAGAATGTCAAAGTCACCGGCG
Protein-coding regions in this window:
- the pepN gene encoding aminopeptidase N codes for the protein MSQHSPKAKYRLDYTAPNYTITDIDLDFQLSAEVTTVTARSQVIRQNAQANTLVLEGEALTLISVNIDEQPWSNFEVKPQQLWIHDVPDNFTLTIVNEIKPIDNTALEGLYVSEGALCTQCEAEGFRHITYYLDRPDVLARFRTRITANKEKYPFLLSNGNRIAEGDLANNQHWVEWYDPFPKPSYLFALVAGDFDILKDKFITRSQREITLEIYVDRGNLDRTQWAMESLKNAMRWDEQRFNLEYDLDIFMIVAVDFFNMGAMENKGLNIFNSKFVLAKAETATDDDYLGIESVIGHEYFHNWTGNRVTCRDWFQLSLKEGLTVFRDQEFSADLGSRAVNRINNVKIIRGPQFTEDASPMSHPIRPDQVIEMNNFYTVTVYEKGSEVIRMLHTLLGETQFQAGMRYYFECHDGTAATCDDFIQAMADASQIDLTQFKRWYSQSGTPELFVTTTYNECDQTYQLTVKQLTPSTVDQKEKQPLHIPLDIELYDQHGQIIPLQYQGRSLHSVLDVNASEQTFTFDCVPNNPVIALLREFSAPVKLHYNYSTEDLIFLMQHATNDFNRYDAAQMLFNQNIQENVARFNMSKSIALSEEMIDAFRGILLSTQLDPALIALIVMPPSENEIANQFEVVNPDAIHWARQQIILQMANLMADEWLAIYHTHQTHDYHIEHHDIAKRALKNASLFYIAHLTDNQCAQRLVKAQYAQANNMTDTIAALGAAVRAQLSCRHELMRDFEQQWHQDGLVMDKWFMLQATNPAKDALQQVKQLLTHRSFSLANPNRIRSLIGAFVSNNPVAFHASNGQGYHFLVEILTELNQKNPQVAARLIDPLIRYKRYDLARQQRMKAALEQLLTLPHLSNDLYEKITKALAD